The stretch of DNA ATCGTCAAGCTTTAGAGATGATGGTATACCAAAAATAGATGACTAAGTGAATGATTTGATTATGATGAAGGCATGATGAGAAGTATGTTCATGTCACGGTACATTCGGTTCACGATGATATATGTAGTTAATGGAATGATCACGCTAATGGATAGCGTGGGTGATTGAATGAGTTACAAATACAAGAACTTTTAAACAGTGAGCTGATCAAataagtactgtactgacTGTGTACGCGTGCAAGTAAATACTCACAATTTTAGCCACTTTTACTTAATTTTTTACTTAGACTTGGAGCCAAAGGACTTGCTCTCCTTGCCTTTCTCAACGCACGGCCAGGTGCACTTTTCGAAGCCTTCTCATTGGTTAGTAAGACTGTGCTGCTGTTGAAATATCAATACCACCAACTATCAGCAGTTGTTGGTGGACCTTACGTCCATTCACCACCTTTGGCGACTCTCCTTTTTCTCCGGATAAGCTCATGCAGCATCTCACAATTTATTTCCCATGCTAAAGTACTTGGACACTGTGCAATCAATCTCACGTCTCAACACCCCATGAACTACAGAACCGCGGCCATCAAGGCCCGTGAGGTGGTCAGACAGTCACATACGCCGCGTTTCCAGGTGGCGCGGTCGCGGGCTCGAATTCTCGCGCTCTACCGCCAGATCATGAGATACACCAACAAGTTCACCAAAGACACCCCCGGATACAGACAACTGCAGGACGTTCCAGGACGAGACATGCTCCGATTCGCCATCTGGAACGCCTTCCACAAGAACAGATTTATTTCTGACCACAAATCGATCGACCTGATGGAGTTTGAGGGCCGGTTCTTTCTGCGCGATGCACTCAAAAGTGTCACCAACAGTCTGGACAGATCGACAGAAAGTCTAGTTCAGGCCCAGCATTACAGCAGAGACATTATTCGGCGTATGTACACCAACGACCACATTGTGGAGTTTCTGACGGCCCAGGGACTCGTTCCCTCGTCGCCGCTCTATCAGAGCGTCATCCACGACCCTGCCCTCGAAACCTCTCCTTCCCTCCAGTATGTTCGCAAATGGAAAAAATTTCTGGAAACCAAGTCCATGCCCGTGGTCCGGGACTACGAACAtcacaaacagctgctcCGGCTCGAATCCGGCTCCTCTCTGACGTCCCACGGCCTGCAGTTCATGTCATGGTTGAAGACTAAGGAGATCATGGCTGTGCTCTCCTCTGCCAAGAAATTCATTCATCTCAAGAGGGCGAAAATCTTCCCGCCAATGTTTGGACGTGTCTATAGAACCAAGGAGGGCTCATTATGGACAAAGGTCTGGAGACGAGCCTTTCACAGTTTGCCTCCCGTACTGGACATGGCCACATTCAAGCATCTCTCTAGTCTTGCTGACAACATTGAAAACGACAAGTTTGGAGCCATGCGCGtacaacaagtactggACGGCTTTGTGGGCGTGGAAGAGTCGCCAGACGGCAAACTTGTCTGTCAAGTATACAAACCTCGACTCAGTAAGGCTCTGAGACCAGGAGAATATCAGGTGTCACAGATTGGTCGTTCGAGGAAAGGCGAAGGCACCATTGACGCGTAGACTACTCACTGAGGTCAGCTCAGTGGGTGCTCCACTAACAACCCTCATCATGTACATAACCACACAGCTATAGAATTAATGCAttgaaaataaataatcatctcctccttctcctcttcctccgtCTGCTGCCTTCttactcctcctccttctccttctccttcttctctttggCTTCAGgctcgtcatcgtcgtcttcgtcaATCAAATCGAAGACCTGGAACCGTTGAAGATCAGGAGCTACCATGCATCCAATGGACCGAGCGCCGTTGATAGAAAATGTGGCAAGTTGGGCTTCCCGCTTCTGAACAGGCTGAATGGACACCACAGAAACCTCGTCTAGACCGCCAGCAAGACCCTCAAAGTCATCGTCGGTAAATTCGAGTCTTTCTAGAGCGTCCCCATTGAGCACCATTAGAGATTCCGCATCAACCAGTTGAAGTTGCTTTGGAGGGGCCTTCAGTGTCATTCGATAGACGCTGGACTTGCCATCGCAGAGTCTAAAGAGATTGAGAGTGGTGCCAGAGACATCTGTGGTGGCCACATAAGTGGCTGTCTCTGAGCTGAATACATCCCAGAGCTTTCCGGAAGTCATTGGTTGGCTCTGACCCACATCGACAAGACTGTGAATAGCTCCACACGCCCGTTTCGAAGCAACATCACACGACCCCCAAAGCTCCTCTAGACGAGAATCAATATTGTGGACAAGTGGCTGGCTGCTTCCCTCCTCGTAAAAGTGGTTACACAGATAGTTGGCCACGTCCTCGGTTTTGATAGGAACCAGAGTCTCGTCTCCCTGGTTGGGCTCCACCTCATTGAGCTGCTCACAAAACTGCTGTAACCACACCAAGAATGCCAAAAAGTACTTGCTTCGACAACTGAATTCCCGCAGCAGTTGGCGGAGCGTCTTCATGAGGTCAATCGTCTGGAATATAGCCCGCTTGTAGGGCTCGGGATCTAGACCCAAAACAAGACCTCGTTCGGTCCATTCACCCAGACCTTTGAGGGAAGACAGAAGCACCACAATACGCTCGCAAACAGGGATCATGTTAGTGACAATGAGCTTGAAGCACGCGTCGTAGCACACAGAGGCCTGTTTTCGCCACTTTTTTAGTGCCTTGTCTCCCAGCAAGTTGCACAGCCAGTTCTGAAAGTACTGGTCGGGGGCTCCGGTGAGAAGAATGTCAAAAATCTCCGAGCAGATGCGCTTCTGGTCCCATCCTGTAGGCTCGTATACAGAAAACAGTTTTGCAAAGTTGGCAGCTGCGAGTTTTTGAGAGGCAGCCATTTCAgtctggagcagctcaaaAGACTCCCTCATGTATCCCAGAAGCGCCAGGATACGACTGCTAGTAAGCGCCACGTCGACGAGGTAGGTGCCAAACTTTTGCAGGAATTTGAGCTCGATGGGCAGATAAGTGAGCTGGTCTCCTTTTTGCATGATAATGTGGTATGTGGGCGAGGTTGCTCTGTGGCCAATTCGAAGAGTATCGTGGGCGACTCCGAGCTCAATATTGTCGACTGTGAAGAGTCCAAAGAGGTCGAACCGCAGAAAGCCCTGTTTGGTGACTGAGCACAAAATGTCCATGTCCTGGGTGACTGGTCCTCCCTTTTGGAGCGTATTTTTTTCAGGGTTAACACTGCCCTCGGTGATGATGTCGCCATCTAGTTTGCGGGCCACCTGGATCATCTGTTCAATTGCGAATCGTGACGAGAAGACGGACGCCTTGGAAGATGCGAGAGACGACAGCTTGGGGAACTGGTAGAAGGCGTCGAGGTCGAGAAACTTGTCAAAGAGCCGCTGGGCCTCCGGGACAGCCGTcggttgctgctggacctTCAGCGACTGGTTGATCCACTTGACACACGACAGGTCCGACGGCTGGGTCGTTTCGGAGCCGGCTGGAATGATGACATGGTGGATCAGCTTGCCTGTGTTTGAGTCGTGGACGTTGCAAGTGCCGTCCGAGTAGCCAATGGCCAGCAGTCGGCCGTCCTTGCTCCACGAcaggttggagatgtttgCCGACGCCAAcggctgtttgtgtttccAGATCAACTGCGCGTTCATTCGGTAGACAAACAGCATGGCTCCAGAGCTGTCTGCAAACGCCACCAGATCCATGGTGGGACACCAGGAGGTGAGATCCGGGTTGGTTTTCGCAGGCAGGACGCCATTGTGCAACGGCTCGAACGCCTTGCCTTGTGTCATGCTGTGATGAAGTTCGTTCTTGagtcgtacaagtactgtactgtatgtactgtgcaCTAGTAGGGTGTTTCGTGGTGGTGTGCATCTCGCTATATTTGTAAACTGTAATTACTTGCATTTACTTGGCATTTAGCTGGGcccttgaagaagaaggcccCAACCACCAATTCTCCGCCTATTTGAGCTCAAGAAAATACCAGAATCGATTGTGGATACATCGTAACggttgctctcaaacccCCGTCTCTCCCTCCGCTCCCCAAAGCATGTATGACGGGGTCTCTTCTTGTCCGCCGATTCTAGGTACAAGAATTTATTAGAGTTGCCATCTCATCGAGACCTACAACGacttatatatatctaCAACCTGACTtcctgttgctgttgtATTCTGCCAACGCACTTTTGCGACTCCTAATTAACACAACATGTTCCAAAAGAAACCTACAGTGAGTACCACACGGCACCAATTCGCGACGCACACCCCCACACACCCCGCTCTAACCAGATCAACCCCCCAAACTCGGTCAAATCAAGCCAGAGATCCAAACTGCTACAGGATCTCTGTGTCGCCCACAATCTTGACTACGCCCGCCTGTCGACCGCAGGCAAGGAAAACCTGCTGCCCAAGAATGTGCGCACGTGCAAGTTCCAGGCCCACACCGGCGAGAAGGGCATCATGTACATTGATCTCGACGGAGCGCCCCTGTGGTTCACCATCAGATccgccaaggacaagacgGACCTCATGATCCCGACCGTTTTCACCCTGTGGAAGGCACCGTACCTGCTGCCCCGCATTGCCACGTGGAAACCCGTGCTTGCCAAGCTCATGGGAGGTGCAGATCTCATGTTGCCAGGAACCGTGCCTCCTTTCCCCCAGGACGCACGAAAGGGAGCCCTGGTGGCTGTCGTGGACGCCGAGAACCCCACTGTGCCTCTGGGCGTGGGCCAGTGCATTCTGCCGCTGTTCGAGATTGAGGTTGTTCGTGGACGGACAGGAAAGGCTGTGCTGATGGACACGGTGGTCGAGGATGAGATCTTCCATCTAGGTAAGCATGAGGTCCAGATCCCCACAGATCTCACCGAACAGATGGAGATTCCGtatgaggaggagaccacCGAGGGCCAACCTGCTTCTGAGGGTACTACTGAGCCCCCAGAGTCAACTGGAGCTGTCAAACACCCTGAAATCACAGTCAAGGTTGAAGAGGAAGATCTAAATGACAGATTCTCTCGTGAAGCTACTCCCGGCCCCGAAGAAATTAATCAGATATCTgagcagatggaggagacgaaACTGGAAGGTACAACGTCTGCAGAGACCCCTGTTGCTGAGTCTCCTGCTGAGTCTTCTGAACCCGCGCTCACCACGGAAGATATCGACCATGCGTTCAAGCGGGCGCTCATGCAGTCGCTGTACAAGATCTCCAAGGCTCCCATCGACCTACCTATCCCTTCATCCACGTTCATGTCCGAATACGTGCTCAACAATCTCCCCATCTACCATCCCAATGTGAACATCAAAAAGACGTCGTGGAAGAAGGCCTCCAAGTTCCTCAAGaccatggagaaggagaaactCATGAAGGTGAAGGAAAAGGGCGGTGATGTGTCTATCATCAGTCTGGCAGGGTCAGACAACGAGGCCATTGCCCGATTCGAGCCCTTCAAGGTCGCCAAGAAGCGTGCTGATAAAAAGACCGACTCCGCCGACAATAATTCATCTTCTGGAACCACTCTCACAGTGACGCAGTTCTGGAAACCCAAATCGGCAGCTGGTGACTTTTTCAAAGCCATGGGACAGCCCATGAGCGCCTACTACCAGGGTTCCGAGCTTACCAAGCTGCTCCAGGAGTACATTGCCAAAGAGAAGATTGCAGACCCCAAGAAACCCAAGAACGTGGTCATCGACTACACTTTGAGAGCGTCCTTAGGCGGAGTGGGCCAGCAAACCAGTGTGCCTAGAGCCAATCTTACCCAGATGCTACAGATGAACTGCCAGCCCTTCCATACCGTCTCTAAGGACGGCGAGGAGCCCACTTCTGTCCCTCTTCAAAAGGGACTGCCTCCAAACATCACAGTCACTCAGGAGAAGcgaaacagaaacaaaaTGGCCACTGTTATCACCGGATTGGAGCACTTCAGGATCGACATGTACTCTCTGGCCGACGACCTCAAAATCGCCTGTGCCGGCTCAGCCACCATTACCCCCATTAAGGAGGGCTCTCCCGAAATGGAGGTCATGGTCCAGGGGCCCCAGTATGACAATGTCACCAATCTGTTGGTGAAGCGAGGCGTCAAGCCCCAGTGGATCCAAAAGAAGGATGGCAAAGGtaagcccaagaagaagtgaCTGATATACGCACGccacagtacaagtacatactactaCGTAAAAACACTATTCTATTATCGTATAAGACATTATCATAACAAGGTAATTGGAGGAAGCGCTTAAATGGGCACATCTCCAGCCACAACCgtgaccttcttcttcttacGGTCCTCCTCAGACAGGCCCTTTAGAGCCTCCTGTgctgcctcctcctctccaatGCGAGCTTTTCGCTCTCGCAGAACACGCCCAAATCCAGTCAGAATGACAACAAAAATGGGTCCCAGAAGAGGCAGATACACAGCCACCTTGTGCTCGTCCGGGAAGTACATCTGCTGCAccatcatcttctcaaagAACCCCTCCTGGGCCTTCTTCATCGACTCGGCGGCAAAGTACACGGCCTTCCAGTTCTTGCCCAGCTCCAGGCTCTCAATACTTGTCTTGAGGTCCTCGATGGCCTTCTGCACGCCGTTCATAGTGGAAATGGGCACGGCAATCGAAGGCAGTGATTTTGTGAGTCGAGAAAGCGAGCCCAGGGTCTGTGAAGAAATCAGCAGCGCCTTGACGGCAAATAGACGCGAAAGAGCCGAGATTCGCATcgcaggagaagacggcTCGGCTGGGGCACCCAGCAGAGTCAGCAGCTGGGCGGAGAAGGTCTCGAGAATGGgcttgagctgctccttggtgaaATGGGTCTGGCcgttgatgagcttgacGCCTCCCCACTGGGGCACCACAAATGAGTCCGACTCGGAGCCCTGGATGTGCATGGGCAGATCCTCAATGTCGGGCACGTAGAGGATGAAGTGCAGGGTGGGGTCTTTGTGCACAGAAGAGAGGCCCCAGGAAGCGGAGTTGATGAAGGTGGAGAGGTCACCGGGGGTCAGCACGTACTGGTTGTCCACAATCTCTTCGGGTTTTCGGGACAGCTCCGCGTGGTGTTCTACCTGGGTGTCAACGTTGAAGGTGGCCACATGTTGCAGTTCATTGAGTAGAGGGTCGAAATACTCCTTCAGAGCCGGCTGAATGTCCCAGGATACAGGAACGCCTCCGCCGTGGAACAGCGAGAACGTGATGTAGTACTGGGGCGAGTAGATGACGGCAAGATcgtccttggacttgtttCGACCCACGAGCCGCAGAAAGTCCTGAATCTCGGGTTTGTAGACAGACAGGATAGATGCCACGGTGGCCTTGACGAGATCGTTCTTGGGTGACGTGATCTTGATATCCTGGCCCTGGGTGTCGACTGTGTAGGTGGGCGTGTCTGCTTCGGCAATGTGGATCTGGACGCCTTCGGTGGACGGAATGATACCCCAGCCGTAGATGTTCTGGGACGCCAGTTGCTGGGCCAACTCGGCCTCAATATCCTTGGCCGTATCAGAATCAATGCCCGAGAAGACCACAGGCACCTTGATGTGCAGCTCCGACGTGACGGTGCTGTCGTAGTAGGCCATCTCATCGTGGGGGAGAGGACTTCGCTCGACTGAGGTGGTGTAGAGCCATAAAGGCATGCCGAGAAGCACAAAGGTGAGAATGTACGCCACCAGAATGTTGGCGCGACGCTCCACGTGCTCCTTGGGTTCCTTGGGGATGAGAACCATGATTGTGTACTTGGTAGTGACACGCTGATGATGGTGTACGTGTATGCGTATGCACTTGACGATGTGAGTTTATTATCGTACCgtgctggagctggggCTAAGTAGAGTTTGAAGTAGAAGGCTAAGTAATATTAGTTGGACGGTGTCGTTGGAGCTTCGATATCTCCAAACATTGCGTGAGCAATGTGTATTTATCATTTGTATTTGTTGGTAAAAGTGGATTTCTGTATATAATGGGATTTGTTCCTAGTCGTTATCTTTTCTGGGGCACAAATAAAGGACCCCCAGCTGACTTGTTAGTCAACAAAATCTAACAAAATAGGCCTTAACTACACTGCACTTTTGCTCTTGTGGATTGGAAAGTATAGTTGCAAAGTAACTGTCAAGTAAAAGTAGTTAACTTGAAATTTCGAAATGAATATATCTCGAAATGTTGTATGACAAACATGTATTGTCTTCGCACATTAGTTGGATACCGAGTGCGCTCTATCTGCTGATGTACTCGTTTCTACACCAGCATGTCTGGAAACGGTATTTTACACCCCCAGTGCACTTTGCTTTCCAACTAATCTCTACTACTGAACCTAACTAAAACTGCCCTACAAGCTGGCAGACACAAGACAACACAAGACAACAAAAGTTGTTATCCAATCTATCATATATACAAATTACGCATCAATGGTAATGGCGGGAGAGTGGAAGGACCGCAGAGTGGTTCGGGCCAGAGACGAGGGCTTGGCGGTGTCTCGGGTCTTTGCAATCTGTTCTCGGACTGCTCGAGACGCCGCAGCAATGTTTTCCACAATCTCTGTGTCGGTAAAGGAAGCGTCTCCGACCTTGATGGAGAGACAGCCGGCAGACTCTCGGAAGGGCATGACTCCGGAGGTGGAGGCGATGATCTCGGCGACATCGTTGCCCACAGTGCCCTTTTTGGCGGAGGGCATCATTCCCTTAGGACCCAGCACTCGGCCGAGTCGGCCCATTTTGCCAATGATTTCGGGTGTGGCATAGCACTTGTTGAAGTCGAGGGGCTGTTTGCCCGACAGCAGGTCATCAATGAGCTCTTGTCCGCCCACCAGAGAAGCTCCGGCCTCCTTAGCAGCCTGGGCCTGGGCCTCGTTGGAGGTGATGACACAGATGGTGTCGCTGCCGATGGCCTTGGGCAGTCGCACGGTGCCCGTGATGCCGTTGGTtcccttcttggccacaaTAGACCACGACACCACTATCGatgtggaggacgagggcCAGCCCACCTCCATGGCCCGAATGTACCGCAGAGCCAGGGGGAAGTCCATGAGCAGCGGGTGCGACAGACGGTCTCGGGCCTTTCGCATCTGCTGGGCAAACTTGGCCCGCTCCTTTCGCTGGGTGATCTCTCGCAGTCGTTCCTTTTCTCGTCGGAtcaccagctccttgtaACTGGGCTGGTTGACGGCTCCGGAggtgtccttcttcttcttgccgagcGCCACAGCCGAGGTCGACAGCGGCCGCACGCTCTGGGCAACGCCACCGGCCGTCAGCTTGGCCGCGTGTGTGAGTCTGAGCAttttttggtggtggttggatGTAGTGTGATGTGATGTGGTGAAAAATTAAGCTGTGAAATTTCATCTCGACTTTGGGAGTTTCTCTACAGTTTACAGGAGCGACCAGTGGAGTCAATTTGTGGGGTGTTGGTGGGGTTGAAGCGGCTAGATTGAGTGAGGAAAAGCTGGCTTAAGACGTGGGATTTTCATCTTTTGCTCCACTCCTTCCGGTTTCTCCAGTCTCAGCTCACCCACTTCCTTTTTGCCCAAAAGGATCACTTTTGGATCCCCTACATACACCTTATGAGTGGATGGATGAAAGCGGTGAAAAAAGATGATCTGATACATAAAAGATGATCTGATACTTTGAGGAAGAGGCGACTGGTTTCGGAGGGTACATTTGAAGTTATTCCACCCGTTTGTTTCGTTTCTTTTGCCCCAATCCCGTGGCACATTCTTCTTAGCAGACATTCATTGGTCatcgtacgagtacaaggcCAACTTGCCTGATGGATTCATTCTTGGTCAAGAATCCATCGTACtatattacaagtacttgtacgactACAACTGATACCATAGCTACTGCCATCTTCATTGTCTCATACCAATAATCCTCTTTGCTATATACATTAGTTGTGGTGTCCTTCTAGTGGGTCAGGAACCACCGACCCTTGAGAGTCCGTCGCTTGATAATCTTTCGGCCGGTTCGAGATCGCGATCGGGCCAGAAAGCCAAGAGATCGCTTTCGCTTTCGGACCGAGGGCTGGTAGTCGATACCTCGCACGTATCGTCGCTGGGAGGCGCCGGAAAAGGGCGTGAGGAAGGGCAGAGTGGCGGTAGAGCCCTGGGCGAGCGCGGAGGCGACCCCTGAGGCCGCGGGAATGCACGACGGCACGGAGTTGGGCTGGATCATGGTGGCGGATCGCTGTTTGATAGCGGTCAGAGGGTTCACGTTGCCTCCGAGCGTGGCCATGTTTCGGGCCATGAGGGGTGCGGGTCGGACCACCTTGGTTGCAGCGGCTCTGGTGATGATTCTGAGCATGGCTGGGTTGGGGGCTTGTTGatatggtacagtaccgaCGGGTTACTTGTCTGGAGTGTTGTGCCGTTCTCTGCTATTAATATATTTGTAGGCACTTTTTCACATATTGTCCCGACTCCCACATTATACCCTAACCCGAATTTCCCCATTCAGCTGCAAGCTCAATTTTATTTGCCTTCACTGCGCACTTGTGGATCACGCTgttgcaaaaaaaaaaatcccGTTGGCTTGATCCCGACGTACTAACCGCGCCGCCcccaccacaaccaccagcATGTCGTCCTACAAAGCGCCCGGCCCCACGGCCATAGAAGTGCATTCGTCCAAGGCGATCCCCAACGgcgaggccgaggagatcATCACACAGTACATCGATGCCACCACCGAGAGCACAGACCAGCTGCTGTCCATGTCCAGCGACAGCATGCCGTCGGTCGTGTCGCGAAACCACGCCAtgatccagcagctgcgaCGGGTCCAGCGAGACCTGCGGGGCTTGCCTCCGTTGGAGgctgaagagaaggaggtggagaacaaggacaagggGGATTCCAACACAACCACCGACGGAGGAGATAACGATAACCaggaggagtctgaggaTTCCGACGACTCTGAAGAGTCTGAGGAGACCAATGAGGACCAGGACCAAGACCAGGAAGAGGCTTAAGAGATGCTGTCGTCCGCCGCTTTGGCTCTACCACACCTTTACTGTCTACTCACCCTCTCCCCCCACCCACCCCCCTGTGTCGACACAGGGTAGCATTATTAATGTACATTAACTATAGAATCAACATGTTTACTTAGAGAGGTGTGTAGTGTAGCTGGAGAGTGGGTCGTTACGGGTTTGGCATATCGGATCTGGTGTAGGGCATTCCCAGGCTGTCGGATCAACTGGCCAGATGTCAATCCCGTTGATATTTTGATAGCTACAGTTTCGGTAGGGGAGTGTATTATGTTGCCCCTGTTCACATAGAATAAATGGGGCGAATTTGCAATCTCAAACGTCCTGGGGATCAGCCCTTTCTCCCCACTTCTTCCCGTCTCCATCCTTGTCTATC from Yarrowia lipolytica chromosome 1D, complete sequence encodes:
- a CDS encoding uncharacterized protein (Compare to YALI0D12815g, similar to DEHA0B07920g Debaryomyces hansenii) — its product is MSSYKAPGPTAIEVHSSKAIPNGEAEEIITQYIDATTESTDQLLSMSSDSMPSVVSRNHAMIQQLRRVQRDLRGLPPLEAEEKEVENKDKGDSNTTTDGGDNDNQEESEDSDDSEESEETNEDQDQDQEEA
- a CDS encoding uncharacterized protein (Compare to YALI0D12705g, similar to DEHA0B08327g Debaryomyces hansenii, similar to Saccharomyces cerevisiae APC4 (YDR118W); ancestral locus Anc_8.270), producing the protein MTQGKAFEPLHNGVLPAKTNPDLTSWCPTMDLVAFADSSGAMLFVYRMNAQLIWKHKQPLASANISNLSWSKDGRLLAIGYSDGTCNVHDSNTGKLIHHVIIPAGSETTQPSDLSCVKWINQSLKVQQQPTAVPEAQRLFDKFLDLDAFYQFPKLSSLASSKASVFSSRFAIEQMIQVARKLDGDIITEGSVNPEKNTLQKGGPVTQDMDILCSVTKQGFLRFDLFGLFTVDNIELGVAHDTLRIGHRATSPTYHIIMQKGDQLTYLPIELKFLQKFGTYLVDVALTSSRILALLGYMRESFELLQTEMAASQKLAAANFAKLFSVYEPTGWDQKRICSEIFDILLTGAPDQYFQNWLCNLLGDKALKKWRKQASVCYDACFKLIVTNMIPVCERIVVLLSSLKGLGEWTERGLVLGLDPEPYKRAIFQTIDLMKTLRQLLREFSCRSKYFLAFLVWLQQFCEQLNEVEPNQGDETLVPIKTEDVANYLCNHFYEEGSSQPLVHNIDSRLEELWGSCDVASKRACGAIHSLVDVGQSQPMTSGKLWDVFSSETATYVATTDVSGTTLNLFRLCDGKSSVYRMTLKAPPKQLQLVDAESLMVLNGDALERLEFTDDDFEGLAGGLDEVSVVSIQPVQKREAQLATFSINGARSIGCMVAPDLQRFQVFDLIDEDDDDEPEAKEKKEKEKEEE
- a CDS encoding mitochondrial 54S ribosomal protein uL1m (Compare to YALI0D12771g, similar to Saccharomyces cerevisiae MRPL1 (YDR116C); ancestral locus Anc_8.268, similar to uniprot|Q04599 Saccharomyces cerevisiae YDR116c) gives rise to the protein MLRLTHAAKLTAGGVAQSVRPLSTSAVALGKKKKDTSGAVNQPSYKELVIRREKERLREITQRKERAKFAQQMRKARDRLSHPLLMDFPLALRYIRAMEVGWPSSSTSIVVSWSIVAKKGTNGITGTVRLPKAIGSDTICVITSNEAQAQAAKEAGASLVGGQELIDDLLSGKQPLDFNKCYATPEIIGKMGRLGRVLGPKGMMPSAKKGTVGNDVAEIIASTSGVMPFRESAGCLSIKVGDASFTDTEIVENIAAASRAVREQIAKTRDTAKPSSLARTTLRSFHSPAITIDA
- a CDS encoding uncharacterized protein (Compare to YALI0D12683g, no similarity) codes for the protein MNYRTAAIKAREVVRQSHTPRFQVARSRARILALYRQIMRYTNKFTKDTPGYRQLQDVPGRDMLRFAIWNAFHKNRFISDHKSIDLMEFEGRFFLRDALKSVTNSLDRSTESLVQAQHYSRDIIRRMYTNDHIVEFLTAQGLVPSSPLYQSVIHDPALETSPSLQYVRKWKKFLETKSMPVVRDYEHHKQLLRLESGSSLTSHGLQFMSWLKTKEIMAVLSSAKKFIHLKRAKIFPPMFGRVYRTKEGSLWTKVWRRAFHSLPPVLDMATFKHLSSLADNIENDKFGAMRVQQVLDGFVGVEESPDGKLVCQVYKPRLSKALRPGEYQVSQIGRSRKGEGTIDA
- a CDS encoding uncharacterized protein (Compare to YALI0D12727g, weakly similar to uniprot|Q04600 Saccharomyces cerevisiae YDR117c, similar to Saccharomyces cerevisiae TMA64 (YDR117C); ancestral locus Anc_8.269) is translated as MFQKKPTINPPNSVKSSQRSKLLQDLCVAHNLDYARLSTAGKENLLPKNVRTCKFQAHTGEKGIMYIDLDGAPLWFTIRSAKDKTDLMIPTVFTLWKAPYLLPRIATWKPVLAKLMGGADLMLPGTVPPFPQDARKGALVAVVDAENPTVPLGVGQCILPLFEIEVVRGRTGKAVLMDTVVEDEIFHLGKHEVQIPTDLTEQMEIPYEEETTEGQPASEGTTEPPESTGAVKHPEITVKVEEEDLNDRFSREATPGPEEINQISEQMEETKLEGTTSAETPVAESPAESSEPALTTEDIDHAFKRALMQSLYKISKAPIDLPIPSSTFMSEYVLNNLPIYHPNVNIKKTSWKKASKFLKTMEKEKLMKVKEKGGDVSIISLAGSDNEAIARFEPFKVAKKRADKKTDSADNNSSSGTTLTVTQFWKPKSAAGDFFKAMGQPMSAYYQGSELTKLLQEYIAKEKIADPKKPKNVVIDYTLRASLGGVGQQTSVPRANLTQMLQMNCQPFHTVSKDGEEPTSVPLQKGLPPNITVTQEKRNRNKMATVITGLEHFRIDMYSLADDLKIACAGSATITPIKEGSPEMEVMVQGPQYDNVTNLLVKRGVKPQWIQKKDGKGKPKKK
- a CDS encoding uncharacterized protein (Compare to YALI0D12749g, similar to Saccharomyces cerevisiae GPI17 (YDR434W); ancestral locus Anc_5.545, similar to uniprot|Q875G6 Podospora anserina), with product MVLIPKEPKEHVERRANILVAYILTFVLLGMPLWLYTTSVERSPLPHDEMAYYDSTVTSELHIKVPVVFSGIDSDTAKDIEAELAQQLASQNIYGWGIIPSTEGVQIHIAEADTPTYTVDTQGQDIKITSPKNDLVKATVASILSVYKPEIQDFLRLVGRNKSKDDLAVIYSPQYYITFSLFHGGGVPVSWDIQPALKEYFDPLLNELQHVATFNVDTQVEHHAELSRKPEEIVDNQYVLTPGDLSTFINSASWGLSSVHKDPTLHFILYVPDIEDLPMHIQGSESDSFVVPQWGGVKLINGQTHFTKEQLKPILETFSAQLLTLLGAPAEPSSPAMRISALSRLFAVKALLISSQTLGSLSRLTKSLPSIAVPISTMNGVQKAIEDLKTSIESLELGKNWKAVYFAAESMKKAQEGFFEKMMVQQMYFPDEHKVAVYLPLLGPIFVVILTGFGRVLRERKARIGEEEAAQEALKGLSEEDRKKKKVTVVAGDVPI
- a CDS encoding mitochondrial 54S ribosomal protein bL34m (Compare to YALI0D12793g, similar to Saccharomyces cerevisiae YDR115W; ancestral locus Anc_8.267, weakly similar to uniprot|Q04598 Saccharomyces cerevisiae YDR115w similarity to bacterial ribosomal L34 proteins), with product MLRIITRAAATKVVRPAPLMARNMATLGGNVNPLTAIKQRSATMIQPNSVPSCIPAASGVASALAQGSTATLPFLTPFSGASQRRYVRGIDYQPSVRKRKRSLGFLARSRSRTGRKIIKRRTLKGRWFLTH